A single region of the Mesotoga sp. BH458_6_3_2_1 genome encodes:
- a CDS encoding LacI family DNA-binding transcriptional regulator, which yields MKKPTIKDVASLSGVGTGTVSRVLNGGSVKATTRIKVIQAIEKLGYQPNQMARTLAGGKTRRILFLMPEVRTEFHWRVMKSFDDFLDMMNYEMVIYPVFSDRRLNRLKMDSSLLEGSDGAVICTMNTEFLSRNYIDFGSNIVFFEAHSEDSDCVYLDNNMGGKMAAELLIECGSSDFFVISFEEENTILATENFEKRIEGFTAVLEKKGYEFIQENLVYSSFFFETAHEKIAEILTEHDKPGIFALADNFALEVLQTASALKKIPGKDFFLIGYDNQSWTERAGLTTIEQPMEDMGRKTAELIIQKIEAPGQYIQPVKFLPKMKRRRTA from the coding sequence TTGAAAAAGCCCACCATAAAAGATGTTGCATCTCTTTCCGGAGTTGGAACCGGTACCGTTTCTAGAGTTTTGAATGGCGGTTCCGTTAAGGCGACAACGAGAATCAAGGTAATTCAAGCCATTGAAAAACTTGGATATCAGCCGAACCAGATGGCAAGAACACTCGCGGGCGGAAAGACGAGAAGAATTCTCTTCTTGATGCCCGAAGTGCGGACGGAGTTTCACTGGAGAGTAATGAAATCGTTTGATGATTTTTTAGATATGATGAATTACGAGATGGTTATATACCCTGTGTTTTCCGACAGAAGGTTAAACAGACTCAAGATGGATTCTTCTTTGCTTGAGGGCTCAGATGGAGCAGTAATTTGCACAATGAACACAGAATTTTTGTCAAGGAACTACATAGATTTCGGATCCAACATTGTGTTCTTTGAAGCACATTCAGAGGATTCTGATTGTGTTTACCTGGATAACAACATGGGAGGTAAGATGGCTGCGGAGTTACTTATAGAATGTGGCTCGAGTGATTTCTTCGTTATCTCTTTTGAGGAAGAGAACACGATTCTCGCAACAGAGAATTTTGAGAAGAGGATAGAGGGTTTTACTGCTGTCCTAGAGAAAAAGGGGTATGAATTCATTCAGGAGAATCTCGTGTACTCATCTTTCTTCTTCGAAACTGCGCATGAAAAGATTGCCGAGATACTTACTGAACACGACAAGCCTGGAATATTCGCTTTGGCAGACAATTTCGCCCTTGAGGTGCTTCAAACAGCTTCGGCTTTGAAGAAGATACCCGGTAAGGATTTCTTCCTCATCGGTTACGACAATCAAAGCTGGACCGAAAGAGCGGGTCTAACTACCATCGAGCAGCCGATGGAAGATATGGGAAGAAAGACGGCGGAATTGATAATTCAGAAGATAGAAGCTCCGGGGCAATACATTCAGCCTGTAAAATTCCTGCCCAAAATGAAGCGCAGGAGGACGGCCTGA
- a CDS encoding fumarylacetoacetate hydrolase family protein, translated as MIVHVGRFRHHRQKDFWGIVEKGFVRPIDVDFNSTGAFLKRVMGSSYKIKDFLSDESFDLSDLEFLSPITKPCRVICQGKNYLDHLLDTGIREEDKQFNMFFNKSSASIVSPGSPIFRPVGVRLLDYEIELGLVIKAPVNRKIEIDSSKLQEYVGGLIIGNDISARDIQLPQSQFFKGKSYRSFCPLGPFMAIVDGEDMKYIENLTIELKVNGLVKQSASTSNMIYKPHETLSELSHFSDLDPGDVILTGTPKGTALSQKKGFRAWFRRLLSESKRWELFIKDQEESGRYLKPGDIIESRIFSSDGKVNLGLQRNTVVDEGEANYAGNYL; from the coding sequence TTGATAGTACATGTTGGAAGATTCAGGCATCACAGACAGAAGGATTTCTGGGGAATAGTCGAGAAGGGTTTTGTGAGACCAATTGATGTAGATTTTAATTCGACGGGAGCCTTCTTGAAAAGAGTAATGGGGAGCTCATACAAGATTAAAGATTTTTTGTCTGATGAAAGCTTTGATCTTTCGGATCTTGAATTCCTTTCACCGATCACCAAGCCCTGCAGGGTTATATGCCAGGGGAAGAACTATTTGGATCATCTTCTGGACACAGGAATAAGAGAAGAAGATAAACAGTTCAATATGTTTTTCAACAAGTCATCGGCATCGATTGTAAGCCCCGGTTCACCTATTTTTAGGCCGGTAGGAGTTCGACTTCTTGATTATGAAATCGAGCTAGGCCTTGTCATTAAAGCTCCGGTAAACCGAAAGATAGAAATCGATTCCTCGAAATTGCAGGAGTATGTTGGCGGGTTAATTATTGGAAACGACATATCGGCAAGGGACATTCAGTTACCTCAAAGCCAGTTTTTCAAGGGGAAGAGTTATCGTTCATTTTGCCCACTAGGGCCATTCATGGCGATTGTCGATGGTGAAGACATGAAGTACATAGAAAACCTCACTATTGAACTGAAGGTAAATGGGTTAGTTAAGCAGAGTGCTTCGACTTCAAATATGATTTACAAACCTCATGAGACACTGTCGGAATTGAGCCACTTCTCCGACCTTGATCCGGGAGATGTTATTCTAACCGGCACTCCCAAGGGGACTGCGCTAAGTCAGAAAAAGGGATTTCGTGCTTGGTTCAGGAGGCTTCTTTCAGAATCGAAGAGATGGGAGCTGTTTATTAAAGATCAAGAGGAAAGCGGAAGGTACTTGAAACCCGGAGACATCATTGAGTCTAGAATATTCTCTTCAGATGGCAAAGTTAATCTTGGTTTGCAAAGAAACACAGTTGTTGATGAGGGGGAAGCAAATTATGCTGGGAATTATCTGTGA
- a CDS encoding DegV family protein: MLGIICDSVVDLPVELAERDDVYVVPVMVVLGEKSFREGVEISRAEIADYLENNFARTSLPSPGDVLEAFETMYSRGYDELLVVNLSSGLSGTHNLFKTTGEQFASTHESVAIEYVDSLSLSGGIAMLIYKAISMKEMGDSLWIISSDLKSRAGTKNIVFFVLPTLKYLKQSGRIGRLEGSVGEILNVKPIGTISSNGVFTLSGKARGMKKAVEKMVDRLMDAVKGKKVLCLALYHSGDERETISLVDWARKRISSLSETLLTGELSSGILVHGGKGIIGIGALIA, from the coding sequence ATGCTGGGAATTATCTGTGATTCAGTAGTTGATCTTCCTGTGGAGCTGGCTGAAAGAGATGACGTATACGTTGTTCCAGTAATGGTAGTCCTTGGGGAAAAATCCTTTCGCGAAGGTGTCGAGATCAGCAGAGCCGAAATTGCCGATTATCTGGAGAACAACTTCGCCAGAACATCACTGCCCAGCCCGGGCGATGTTTTGGAAGCCTTTGAAACAATGTATTCAAGAGGGTATGATGAACTTCTTGTCGTGAATCTTTCAAGCGGACTTAGCGGTACTCACAATCTATTCAAAACGACAGGAGAGCAGTTCGCCAGCACTCATGAATCGGTGGCTATTGAGTATGTTGATTCCCTCTCCCTTTCTGGCGGTATCGCAATGCTTATTTACAAGGCTATTAGTATGAAAGAAATGGGAGACTCTCTTTGGATTATTTCCTCTGATCTCAAAAGCAGAGCCGGAACGAAGAATATCGTCTTCTTCGTTTTGCCGACGCTTAAGTACCTAAAGCAGAGTGGAAGAATTGGTAGGCTTGAAGGTTCAGTGGGCGAGATTCTAAATGTGAAACCTATTGGCACAATCAGTAGCAATGGAGTCTTTACGCTTTCTGGAAAGGCTAGAGGTATGAAGAAAGCAGTTGAGAAGATGGTGGATCGGCTAATGGATGCCGTAAAGGGCAAGAAAGTCCTTTGTCTAGCGCTATATCATTCCGGTGACGAGAGGGAAACCATATCCCTTGTCGACTGGGCGAGAAAAAGGATTTCTTCTCTATCGGAGACTCTACTCACTGGAGAGCTATCGTCTGGAATTCTTGTTCACGGTGGAAAGGGAATAATTGGAATAGGTGCACTAATTGCTTAG